In a single window of the Armatimonadota bacterium genome:
- a CDS encoding ribosomal L7Ae/L30e/S12e/Gadd45 family protein, which produces MMQPADALERLRTAEYRAVGAHQTAKAIQRGRAQVVFVAADADRRVVADVIAAGRERGLELIEVGSMKELGRACGIAVGAAAAAVLRPPEETGG; this is translated from the coding sequence ATGATGCAGCCGGCCGATGCGCTGGAGCGCCTCAGGACCGCGGAGTACCGGGCCGTGGGCGCCCACCAGACGGCAAAAGCGATCCAGCGGGGGCGGGCGCAGGTGGTGTTCGTGGCGGCCGACGCCGACCGCCGGGTGGTGGCGGACGTGATCGCGGCCGGCCGGGAACGGGGCCTCGAACTGATCGAGGTCGGGTCGATGAAAGAGTTGGGCCGCGCCTGCGGGATCGCCGTCGGCGCGGCGGCGGCGGCAGTGTTGCGGCCGCCGGAAGAGACCGGCGGGTAG
- a CDS encoding ABC-F family ATP-binding cassette domain-containing protein, which yields MPILTVSDVTKTYGGEVLLDAVTFSVEPKEKVALVGRNGTGKTTLLRIAGGLLDADRGAVSLASWARAAYLAQIPEGSGDMTVWAHVLTGAADVRALEARLRVLEAQMARPEIHDDPARLRAVMDEYGTVHAHFEHAGGFTLEARAGMVLSGLGFSEADRRQPLGTLSGGWRVRAELARILLSEPDLLLLDEPTNHLDLEALEWLEDYLQGYPGAAIVVSHDRHLIDAVTSRTLELEDRRITSYPGAYSVYARLKAEREERQRKLVGRQQEEIARLEAYIRRYKAGQRATMARSREKRLSRVQAHLLKAPRRHRTMAARPSAGSASGRSVATLKGVSKRYGDRSVLRELDLVIFRGERIGLLGPNGAGKTTLLRILAALEPPTTGRVTFGTNVRPAYFAQEPTASLDPEKRVLDEVLADRPMTPEAVRTYLGRFLFTGEDVFKQVAVLSGGERQRLSLAKMLLDEPNLLLLDEPTNHLDIPSREALEAALREFEGTIVVATHDRYLLDRIATRILTIRDGMVTDFPGSYEELRRRRARAPLPPPAATRAPAGVPPAPGRVVRRAGPTFDEVAAEIAAAEHELEVAGRALADPELYRHAERVKGARARFEAAQRRLDELYRLLETTDGDPGG from the coding sequence ATGCCGATCCTGACCGTTTCCGACGTAACGAAGACCTACGGCGGCGAAGTGCTACTGGACGCTGTGACCTTCAGCGTCGAGCCGAAGGAGAAGGTGGCGCTCGTCGGCCGCAACGGCACGGGTAAGACCACGCTGCTGCGCATCGCGGGCGGGCTGCTGGATGCCGACCGCGGCGCGGTCAGCCTGGCCTCCTGGGCCCGGGCCGCCTACCTGGCACAGATCCCGGAAGGGTCTGGGGACATGACCGTGTGGGCGCACGTGCTCACCGGAGCCGCCGACGTCCGGGCCCTCGAAGCACGCCTGCGAGTGCTCGAAGCGCAGATGGCCAGGCCTGAGATCCACGACGATCCGGCGCGCCTGCGGGCGGTCATGGACGAGTACGGCACGGTGCACGCGCACTTCGAGCATGCCGGCGGATTCACCCTCGAAGCCCGCGCGGGGATGGTGCTGTCCGGCCTGGGCTTCTCCGAGGCCGATCGCCGGCAACCGCTGGGAACGCTGAGCGGCGGGTGGCGCGTGCGCGCCGAACTGGCCCGCATCCTGTTGTCCGAGCCCGACCTCCTGCTGCTGGATGAGCCGACGAACCACCTGGACCTCGAGGCGCTGGAGTGGCTGGAGGACTACCTGCAGGGATACCCGGGTGCGGCGATCGTCGTGAGTCACGATCGTCACCTCATCGATGCGGTGACGTCGCGCACGCTGGAGTTGGAGGACCGGCGGATCACGTCGTATCCCGGGGCGTACTCCGTCTACGCGCGCCTCAAGGCCGAGCGGGAGGAACGACAGCGCAAGCTCGTCGGGCGGCAGCAAGAGGAGATCGCCAGACTCGAGGCCTACATCCGACGCTACAAGGCCGGCCAACGCGCCACCATGGCCAGGAGTCGCGAGAAGCGGCTCAGCCGTGTGCAGGCCCATCTCCTCAAGGCCCCCCGCAGACACCGGACGATGGCGGCCCGGCCCTCTGCGGGGAGCGCGTCGGGCCGGTCGGTCGCCACCCTGAAGGGCGTGAGCAAGCGGTATGGGGACCGGTCCGTCCTCCGGGAGCTGGACCTGGTGATCTTTCGCGGCGAGCGCATCGGCCTGCTCGGCCCCAACGGCGCGGGAAAGACGACCCTGCTCCGGATCCTGGCCGCCCTCGAACCGCCCACCACCGGTCGCGTCACCTTTGGGACCAATGTGCGCCCGGCATACTTCGCCCAGGAACCGACGGCGTCGCTCGACCCTGAGAAGCGCGTCCTCGACGAGGTGCTCGCCGATCGTCCAATGACGCCGGAGGCGGTGCGCACCTACCTCGGCCGGTTCCTCTTCACCGGGGAGGACGTCTTCAAGCAGGTTGCCGTCCTCTCCGGCGGCGAGCGCCAGCGCCTCAGCCTGGCCAAGATGCTGCTCGACGAGCCGAACCTGCTGCTGCTGGACGAGCCTACGAATCACCTGGATATTCCGTCCCGCGAGGCGCTGGAAGCCGCCCTCCGGGAGTTCGAGGGGACCATCGTCGTGGCGACCCACGACCGCTACCTGCTGGACCGGATCGCCACGCGGATCCTGACGATCCGGGACGGTATGGTCACCGACTTTCCCGGATCGTACGAGGAACTTCGGCGACGCCGGGCCCGTGCCCCCCTCCCTCCCCCGGCGGCGACCAGGGCCCCCGCCGGAGTCCCACCCGCCCCCGGCCGAGTCGTGCGGCGGGCCGGGCCGACCTTCGATGAGGTGGCCGCCGAGATCGCGGCGGCCGAGCACGAACTCGAGGTTGCCGGTCGGGCCTTGGCCGACCCCGAGCTCTACCGTCACGCCGAGCGCGTGAAGGGGGCACGGGCCCGATTCGAGGCTGCGCAACGGCGCCTGGACGAGTTGTACCGGCTGCTGGAGACGACGGACGGCGACCCCGGCGGCTGA
- the fusA gene encoding elongation factor G, with product MAGIDLRTIRNIGIVAHIDAGKTTTTERILFYTGRVHRLGEVDEGSATMDWMVQERERGITITSAATTCFWRQHRINIIDTPGHVDFTVEVERSLRVLDGAVVLLSAVEGVQPQSETVWRQADRYRVPRLLYVNKMDRTGADFMRTVRMVRERLGANAVPVQLPIGAEDDFQGVVDLIRMKSIIYLDDLGTRSDETDIPADLREQAEAAREALVEAVAEMDDDLMHKYLEGHTLSEEEIRRGLRLGTLSYRIVPVLAGSSFRNKGVQPLLDAVVDYLPSPVDVPAVEGRHPRTGDREVRRADPAAPFAALAFKIVTDPYVGKLTYFRVYSGTLRAGSYLYNATKDRKERISRILQMHANHREDIPEVTAGNVVAGVGLRETTTGDTLCDADHPLVLEAMQFPEPVIAVAVEPKSKADEDRLATALAKLAEEDPTFKVRFDQETGQTLIAGMGELHLEIIVDRMLREFNVQANVGRPQVAYKETIRQAAEAVGRYVRQTGGRGQYGHCVVVLEPLPRGSGIEFVDEITGGAIPREFIPPVEAGIREAAESGVLAGYPVVDFRARLVDGSYHEVDSSEMAFKIAGSLAFKEAAARAKPVLLEPVMKVEVVTPEQYMGDVIGDLNARRGRIEGIEQQGNARLIRALVPLAEMFGYATALRSATQGRATYTMEPSHYEEVPTSIADEVRMKAGAAARA from the coding sequence ATGGCTGGGATTGATCTTCGGACAATCCGGAACATCGGGATCGTCGCCCACATCGACGCGGGCAAGACGACGACCACCGAGCGCATCCTGTTCTACACGGGACGGGTGCACCGCCTCGGCGAGGTGGACGAAGGATCGGCGACGATGGATTGGATGGTGCAGGAGCGGGAGCGGGGGATCACCATCACCTCCGCCGCCACCACCTGCTTCTGGCGCCAGCACCGCATCAACATCATCGACACTCCCGGGCACGTGGACTTTACGGTGGAGGTAGAGCGGTCCCTGCGCGTCCTGGACGGCGCCGTGGTTCTGCTCAGCGCGGTGGAGGGCGTGCAGCCCCAGTCCGAGACCGTCTGGCGCCAGGCCGACCGCTATCGCGTCCCCCGGCTGCTCTATGTGAACAAGATGGACCGGACCGGCGCCGACTTCATGCGCACGGTGCGCATGGTCCGCGAGCGGCTGGGGGCCAACGCCGTGCCCGTGCAACTGCCTATCGGAGCGGAGGACGATTTTCAGGGCGTCGTGGACCTGATCCGGATGAAGTCCATCATCTATCTGGACGACCTGGGCACCCGCTCGGACGAAACCGACATCCCCGCCGACCTGCGGGAGCAGGCCGAGGCGGCGCGCGAGGCGCTGGTCGAGGCCGTGGCCGAGATGGACGACGACCTGATGCACAAGTACCTGGAGGGGCACACCCTGAGCGAAGAGGAGATCCGCCGGGGCCTGCGTCTGGGCACGCTCTCCTACCGGATCGTCCCGGTGCTGGCCGGGAGCTCTTTCCGCAACAAAGGGGTGCAGCCGTTGCTGGATGCGGTGGTGGACTACCTCCCCTCGCCGGTGGACGTGCCGGCGGTCGAGGGGCGGCACCCCCGGACCGGCGACCGCGAGGTGCGGCGGGCCGATCCGGCCGCGCCCTTCGCCGCCCTGGCGTTCAAGATCGTCACCGACCCCTACGTCGGGAAGCTCACCTACTTCCGGGTCTACTCCGGGACGCTGCGCGCCGGCTCCTACCTGTACAACGCCACCAAGGACCGGAAGGAACGGATCAGCCGCATCCTGCAAATGCACGCCAACCACCGGGAAGACATTCCGGAGGTGACGGCCGGAAACGTCGTCGCCGGCGTCGGGCTGCGCGAGACGACCACCGGCGACACCCTGTGCGATGCCGATCATCCCCTGGTGCTGGAGGCGATGCAGTTCCCCGAGCCCGTGATCGCCGTGGCCGTGGAGCCTAAGTCCAAGGCCGATGAGGACCGGCTGGCCACGGCCTTGGCCAAGCTCGCCGAGGAGGACCCGACCTTCAAAGTGCGGTTCGATCAGGAGACGGGGCAGACGCTGATCGCCGGGATGGGTGAACTGCATCTGGAGATCATCGTCGACCGCATGCTGCGCGAATTTAATGTCCAGGCCAACGTCGGTCGGCCTCAGGTCGCCTACAAGGAAACGATCCGTCAGGCCGCGGAGGCGGTGGGACGGTACGTGCGCCAGACCGGCGGTCGCGGTCAGTACGGCCACTGCGTGGTCGTCCTGGAGCCCCTGCCCCGCGGGAGCGGCATCGAGTTTGTCGACGAGATCACCGGCGGGGCCATTCCCCGGGAGTTCATCCCGCCCGTGGAGGCCGGCATTCGCGAGGCGGCGGAGTCCGGCGTCCTGGCCGGGTATCCCGTGGTGGATTTCCGGGCTCGCCTGGTGGACGGCAGCTATCACGAGGTCGACAGCTCGGAGATGGCCTTCAAGATCGCCGGATCGCTGGCCTTCAAGGAAGCGGCGGCGCGGGCCAAGCCGGTGCTCCTGGAGCCGGTGATGAAGGTCGAAGTGGTCACCCCCGAGCAGTACATGGGCGACGTCATCGGCGACCTGAACGCCCGGCGCGGCCGGATCGAGGGGATCGAGCAGCAGGGCAACGCCCGTCTGATCCGCGCCCTGGTGCCGCTGGCCGAGATGTTCGGCTACGCCACCGCCCTGCGCTCGGCCACCCAGGGGCGGGCCACCTACACCATGGAGCCGTCCCACTACGAGGAGGTGCCGACCAGCATCGCGGACGAGGTCCGCATGAAGGCCGGCGCGGCGGCGAGGGCATGA
- a CDS encoding GTP-binding protein, which yields MAKAKFERTKPHVNIGTIGHVDHGKTTLTAAITHALAGIGVTEAKGYYDIDNAPEEKARGLTINISHVEYETEKRH from the coding sequence ATGGCCAAGGCGAAGTTTGAGCGGACGAAGCCGCACGTGAACATTGGGACGATCGGGCACGTGGACCACGGGAAGACGACGCTGACGGCGGCGATCACGCACGCGCTGGCGGGGATCGGGGTGACGGAGGCCAAGGGGTACTACGACATTGACAATGCGCCGGAGGAGAAGGCGCGGGGGCTGACGATCAACATCAGCCACGTGGAGTACGAGACGGAGAAGCGGCACTA
- the rpsG gene encoding 30S ribosomal protein S7 produces the protein MPRKGPVSRREIPPDPLYHSVIVHRLVNTVMMRGKKSLAERIVYSALDQVRERSGQDSVKVLDKALHNVMPLLEVRPRRVGGATYQVPIEVRPERRLSLGLRWLVDYARQRKDKRTMTERLVAEILDASNGQGGAVKKREDTHRMAEANKAFAHYRW, from the coding sequence ATGCCGAGGAAGGGTCCCGTCAGCCGTCGGGAGATCCCCCCCGATCCGCTCTACCACAGCGTCATCGTGCACCGGCTGGTGAATACGGTGATGATGCGCGGCAAGAAGAGCCTGGCCGAACGGATCGTCTACAGCGCCCTGGATCAGGTCAGGGAGCGCAGCGGCCAGGATTCGGTCAAGGTCCTGGACAAGGCGCTACACAACGTGATGCCGCTGCTGGAGGTGCGCCCCCGGCGGGTCGGCGGTGCGACCTATCAGGTACCCATCGAGGTCCGGCCGGAGCGGCGCCTCTCCCTCGGCCTGCGCTGGCTCGTGGACTACGCCCGCCAGCGCAAGGACAAGCGCACGATGACGGAGCGGCTGGTGGCGGAGATCCTCGACGCTAGCAACGGCCAGGGCGGCGCGGTCAAGAAGCGGGAGGACACCCACCGGATGGCCGAGGCCAACAAGGCCTTCGCCCACTACCGGTGGTGA
- the rpoC gene encoding DNA-directed RNA polymerase subunit beta', translating into MQDVNNFDAVKIGLASPEQIRLWSHGEVKKPETINYRTLKPERDGLFCERIFGPQKDWECHCGKYKRIRFKGIICDRCGVEVTRAKVRRERMGHIELAAPVCHIWYLKGVPSRIGLLLDISPRALERVVYFASYIVIDPGATPLTKKQLLTENEFREYREKYGAQFRAGMGAEAVKELLLEIDLEKLSRQLRAELRESSGQKRMKILKRLEVVEAFRKSGNRPEWMILDVVPVIPPDLRPMVQLDGGRFATSDLNDLYRRVINRNNRLKRLLDLGAPEIIVRNEKRMLQEAVDALIDNGRRGRPVTGPNNRPLKSLSDMLKGKQGRFRQNLLGKRVDYSGRSVIVVGPKLKLHQCGLPREMALELFKPFVMKRLVDKQLAQNIKSAKRMVERVRPEVWSVLEEVVREHPVLLNRAPTLHRLGIQAFEPVLIEGKAIQVHPLVCTAYNADFDGDQMAAHVPLSAAAQAEARLLMLSAYNILSPAYGKAITSPTRDIVLGCYYLTQEKSGAKGEGKVFSTPNEAILAYESGAVELHARIKVRLTHDGEPIETTIGRVIFNEAIPEELRFINDVADRKVLSQIVSEAYNRLGSTKTVQLLDALKDLGFKYATKSGSGIAIDDIAVPDQKEKILGAAEKRVQEIESQYRRGLITPEEKKALVISVWTKATEEITQAMLQNFDAFNPLYMMAQSGARGNIQQIRQLAGMRGLMTDPSGSIIELPIKANFREGLTVLEYFISTHGQRKGLADTAIRTSESGYLTRRLVDVAQDVIIREEDCKTTEGVEIGAIKEGNEVVVPLKERIVGRTAAEDVVAPRTRKVIVEADQEITEEAAEAIEQAGIEEVLVRSVLNCKTRYGVCAKCYGRNLATGKPVEIGEAVGIIAAQSIGEPGTQLTMRTFHTGGVAGFDITQGLPRVEELFEARRSRHTAAIAEVSGRVKIADVKGARKVFIVARDGEDVPVAVPAGLRLRVQDGDRVNAGDPLTEGAVNPHDILRIRGLHALQRYLVEEIQSVYRSQGVDINDKHIEIIVRQMLRRVKVEEPGDTEFLPGELVDKFQFEEENAKALAEGLEPAKARPVLLGITKASLATESFLSAASFQETARVLTDAATKGKIDPLIGLKENVIIGKLIPAGTGMQRYRGIKISVEV; encoded by the coding sequence ATGCAGGACGTCAACAACTTCGACGCGGTGAAGATCGGCCTGGCCTCCCCGGAGCAGATCCGGCTCTGGTCCCACGGCGAGGTCAAGAAGCCGGAAACCATCAACTATCGGACGCTCAAGCCGGAGCGCGACGGCCTGTTCTGCGAGCGGATCTTCGGTCCGCAGAAGGACTGGGAGTGCCACTGCGGCAAGTACAAGCGCATCCGCTTCAAGGGCATCATTTGCGACCGCTGCGGGGTGGAGGTCACCCGGGCCAAAGTCCGCCGCGAGCGGATGGGCCACATCGAGCTGGCCGCCCCGGTCTGCCATATCTGGTACCTGAAGGGCGTGCCCAGCCGCATCGGCCTGCTCCTGGACATCTCCCCGCGGGCTCTGGAGCGCGTGGTCTACTTCGCCTCCTACATCGTGATCGACCCGGGCGCCACGCCGCTGACCAAGAAGCAGCTGCTCACCGAGAACGAGTTTCGCGAGTACCGGGAGAAGTATGGGGCCCAATTTCGGGCCGGCATGGGCGCGGAGGCGGTGAAGGAGCTGCTCCTGGAGATTGACCTGGAGAAGCTCAGCCGGCAGTTGCGCGCCGAACTGCGCGAGTCCTCGGGCCAGAAGCGGATGAAGATCCTGAAGCGTCTGGAGGTGGTGGAGGCCTTCCGCAAGAGCGGGAACCGGCCGGAGTGGATGATCCTGGATGTCGTGCCGGTCATCCCGCCCGACCTGCGCCCCATGGTCCAGCTGGACGGCGGACGCTTCGCCACCAGCGACCTCAACGACCTCTACCGCCGGGTGATCAACCGCAACAACCGGCTGAAGCGCCTGCTGGACCTGGGGGCGCCGGAGATCATCGTGCGCAACGAGAAGCGCATGCTGCAGGAGGCGGTGGACGCCCTGATCGACAACGGCCGCCGCGGCCGTCCCGTGACCGGGCCCAACAACCGGCCGCTGAAGTCGCTGTCCGACATGCTCAAGGGCAAGCAGGGGCGGTTCCGCCAGAACCTGCTGGGCAAGCGGGTCGATTACTCCGGCCGCTCCGTGATCGTCGTCGGCCCGAAGCTGAAGCTCCACCAGTGCGGTCTGCCGCGCGAGATGGCCCTGGAGCTGTTCAAACCCTTCGTTATGAAGCGCCTGGTGGACAAGCAGCTGGCCCAGAACATCAAGTCCGCCAAGCGCATGGTGGAGCGGGTCCGTCCCGAGGTGTGGAGCGTGTTGGAGGAGGTGGTCCGCGAGCACCCGGTGCTGCTGAACCGCGCGCCGACCCTGCATCGCCTGGGCATCCAGGCCTTCGAGCCGGTGCTGATCGAGGGTAAGGCGATCCAGGTGCACCCCCTGGTCTGCACCGCCTACAACGCCGACTTCGACGGCGATCAGATGGCCGCCCATGTCCCCCTCTCCGCCGCGGCGCAGGCCGAGGCGCGCCTCTTGATGCTCTCCGCCTACAACATCCTCTCGCCGGCCTACGGGAAGGCGATCACCAGCCCCACCCGCGACATCGTGCTCGGCTGCTACTACCTGACTCAGGAGAAGAGCGGGGCCAAGGGGGAGGGGAAGGTGTTCAGCACGCCCAACGAGGCCATCCTGGCCTACGAGAGTGGCGCGGTGGAGCTCCACGCCAGGATCAAGGTGCGCCTGACCCATGACGGTGAGCCCATCGAGACCACTATCGGACGCGTCATCTTCAATGAGGCCATTCCCGAGGAGCTCCGCTTCATCAACGACGTGGCCGACCGCAAGGTCCTCTCCCAGATCGTCTCCGAGGCCTACAACCGGCTGGGCTCGACGAAGACGGTGCAGCTGCTGGATGCCCTGAAGGATCTGGGCTTCAAATACGCGACGAAGAGCGGCTCCGGCATTGCCATCGACGACATCGCCGTGCCGGACCAGAAGGAGAAGATCCTCGGGGCGGCCGAGAAGCGGGTGCAGGAGATCGAGAGTCAGTACCGCCGCGGACTGATCACGCCCGAGGAGAAGAAGGCGCTGGTGATCTCGGTGTGGACCAAAGCCACCGAGGAGATCACCCAGGCCATGCTGCAGAACTTCGACGCCTTCAACCCGCTGTACATGATGGCCCAGTCCGGAGCGCGGGGCAACATCCAGCAGATCCGCCAGCTGGCCGGGATGCGAGGGCTGATGACCGACCCGTCGGGCAGCATTATCGAGCTGCCCATCAAGGCCAACTTCCGCGAAGGGCTCACCGTGCTGGAGTACTTCATCTCCACCCACGGCCAGCGCAAAGGGCTGGCCGATACGGCCATCCGGACCTCGGAGTCGGGCTACCTGACCCGCCGCCTGGTGGATGTGGCCCAGGACGTGATCATCCGCGAGGAGGACTGCAAGACCACCGAGGGGGTGGAGATCGGGGCGATCAAGGAAGGGAACGAAGTCGTCGTCCCGCTCAAGGAGCGCATCGTCGGACGGACCGCGGCCGAGGACGTGGTGGCCCCGCGCACGCGCAAGGTGATCGTGGAGGCCGATCAGGAGATCACGGAGGAGGCGGCCGAGGCCATCGAGCAGGCCGGCATCGAGGAGGTGCTCGTGCGCTCGGTGCTCAACTGCAAGACCCGCTACGGGGTGTGCGCCAAGTGCTACGGGCGGAACCTGGCCACGGGGAAGCCGGTGGAGATCGGCGAGGCCGTGGGGATCATCGCCGCCCAGTCCATCGGCGAACCCGGGACGCAGCTGACGATGCGGACCTTCCACACCGGGGGCGTGGCCGGCTTCGACATCACCCAGGGCCTGCCGCGGGTGGAGGAGCTGTTCGAGGCCCGGCGCAGCCGGCATACCGCGGCCATTGCCGAGGTCTCGGGCCGCGTGAAGATCGCCGACGTGAAGGGCGCCCGCAAGGTATTCATCGTCGCCCGGGACGGGGAGGACGTGCCCGTGGCCGTGCCGGCCGGGCTGCGCCTGCGCGTGCAGGACGGCGACCGGGTCAACGCCGGCGACCCACTTACCGAGGGCGCGGTCAACCCCCACGACATCCTGCGCATCCGCGGCCTCCATGCCCTGCAGCGGTACCTGGTGGAGGAGATCCAGTCCGTCTACCGCTCCCAGGGCGTGGACATCAACGACAAGCACATCGAGATTATCGTGCGCCAGATGCTGCGGCGGGTGAAGGTGGAGGAGCCGGGCGACACCGAGTTCCTGCCGGGGGAACTGGTGGACAAATTCCAGTTCGAGGAGGAGAATGCCAAGGCCCTGGCCGAAGGGCTGGAACCGGCCAAGGCCCGGCCGGTGCTCCTCGGCATCACCAAGGCCTCACTGGCTACGGAGAGCTTCCTGTCCGCGGCCTCCTTCCAGGAGACGGCGCGCGTGCTCACCGACGCTGCGACGAAGGGGAAGATCGACCCGCTGATCGGCCTCAAGGAGAACGTGATCATCGGCAAGCTCATCCCTGCCGGCACGGGGATGCAGCGGTACCGCGGGATCAAGATCAGCGTCGAAGTCTAG
- the rpsL gene encoding 30S ribosomal protein S12, with translation MPTINQLVRYGRRRMRAKTKSPHLEHNPQKRGVCLQVRTMTPKKPNSALRKIARVRLTNQHEVTAYIPGIGHNLQEHSVVLIRGGRVPDLPGIRYHIIRGTIDAAGVTDRRQGRSKYGAKRPKQA, from the coding sequence ATGCCGACCATCAACCAGCTCGTGCGGTACGGGCGGCGCCGGATGCGCGCGAAGACCAAGTCGCCGCATCTGGAGCACAACCCCCAGAAGCGGGGGGTGTGCCTTCAGGTGCGCACGATGACGCCCAAGAAGCCCAACTCGGCGCTGCGCAAGATCGCCCGCGTCCGGCTCACCAACCAGCACGAGGTGACCGCCTACATCCCGGGCATCGGTCACAACCTGCAGGAGCACTCCGTGGTGCTGATCCGCGGCGGCCGCGTGCCCGACCTGCCCGGCATCCGCTACCACATCATCCGCGGCACCATCGATGCCGCGGGCGTGACCGACCGGCGCCAGGGGCGGTCCAAGTACGGGGCCAAGCGGCCCAAGCAGGCGTAG